The Streptomyces sp. NBC_00162 genome window below encodes:
- a CDS encoding DUF742 domain-containing protein, producing the protein MRSPATDRLPIRGADRRPARVRPYSLTGGRTRFTQVLLVETFVAALDAAPVKAPDRMPEMPAIVEVCRRMRTIAEIAALLKLPLGVVRVLVSDLADQGRIRVFGTGHGTGRPERALLERVLSGLRRL; encoded by the coding sequence GTGAGGAGTCCGGCCACCGACCGGCTGCCGATACGCGGCGCCGACCGCCGTCCCGCCCGCGTCCGCCCGTACTCCCTCACGGGCGGCCGGACCCGCTTCACGCAGGTCCTGCTGGTGGAGACCTTCGTCGCCGCCCTGGACGCGGCTCCCGTCAAGGCGCCCGACCGCATGCCCGAGATGCCCGCCATCGTCGAGGTCTGCCGCCGCATGCGCACGATCGCCGAGATCGCCGCGCTGCTGAAGCTGCCGCTCGGCGTGGTCCGCGTCCTCGTCAGCGACCTCGCCGACCAGGGACGGATCCGCGTCTTCGGCACGGGCCACGGCACCGGCCGTCCCGAACGCGCGCTGCTCGAAAGGGTGCTCAGTGGTCTTCGCCGTCTCTGA
- a CDS encoding nuclear transport factor 2 family protein: protein MTGEGSADPTALVVRFNDCINGRDVEGLARLMSDDHTFIDSEGGVVSGKQECLDAWRGFFESFPGYRNVFDSLTAREDVVTVVGHSVCSEPSLAGPALWTARIRNGEVAEWRVYEDTPQVREQLAVQDAE, encoded by the coding sequence GTGACAGGTGAAGGAAGCGCGGATCCCACCGCGCTCGTCGTCCGGTTCAACGACTGCATCAACGGCCGGGACGTCGAGGGTCTCGCCCGCTTGATGTCGGACGACCACACCTTCATCGACTCGGAAGGAGGTGTCGTCTCGGGGAAACAAGAGTGCCTCGATGCCTGGCGCGGCTTCTTCGAGTCGTTCCCCGGCTATCGGAACGTCTTCGATTCACTCACCGCGAGGGAGGACGTCGTCACGGTCGTCGGCCACTCGGTGTGTTCGGAACCGAGCCTCGCCGGACCGGCCCTCTGGACCGCCAGGATCCGAAACGGCGAGGTCGCCGAGTGGCGCGTCTACGAGGACACCCCTCAAGTCCGTGAGCAGCTGGCAGTACAGGACGCCGAGTAA
- a CDS encoding GTP-binding protein: MVFAVSDQPVSPSAAADEPVQPWQYDRSRAPVAVKVLVAGGFGVGKTTFVSSVSEITPLRTEAVMTQASVPTDDLTGTPDKHTTTVAMDFGRVTLDDDLVLYVYGTPGQERFWFMWDDLVRGAVGGIVLADTRRLRDCFPALDYFESCGLPYAVAVNHFEGSASYEPEDVREALSIPPHVPVVIMDARRRATVVESLLTLVGHALDTTPE; the protein is encoded by the coding sequence GTGGTCTTCGCCGTCTCTGACCAGCCGGTGTCGCCGTCCGCTGCAGCCGACGAGCCCGTCCAGCCCTGGCAGTACGACCGCTCCCGCGCGCCCGTCGCCGTCAAGGTGCTGGTCGCGGGCGGCTTCGGGGTCGGCAAGACCACCTTCGTCTCCTCCGTCTCCGAGATCACGCCGCTGCGCACCGAGGCGGTGATGACCCAGGCCAGCGTCCCGACCGACGACCTGACCGGCACCCCGGACAAGCACACCACCACCGTCGCGATGGACTTCGGCCGCGTCACCCTCGACGACGACCTGGTGCTGTACGTGTACGGGACCCCGGGCCAGGAGCGGTTCTGGTTCATGTGGGACGACCTGGTGCGCGGCGCGGTCGGCGGCATCGTCCTGGCCGACACGCGGCGGCTGCGCGACTGCTTCCCGGCCCTCGACTACTTCGAGAGCTGCGGGCTGCCGTACGCCGTCGCCGTCAACCACTTCGAGGGTTCGGCCTCGTACGAACCCGAGGACGTGCGGGAGGCGCTCAGCATCCCGCCGCACGTCCCCGTCGTGATCATGGACGCGCGGCGCCGCGCGACGGTCGTCGAATCCCTGCTGACCCTGGTCGGGCACGCCCTCGACACCACTCCCGAATAG
- a CDS encoding roadblock/LC7 domain-containing protein, translating into MTAPSTYGLSTQARNLQWLLTDLVEEVPGVNSVAVVSSDGLLLLSSDPGAESPQESRAKGPRGACADLATIVSGLGSLTTGAAALMDGGSVKQTMVAMEHGSVFVMAISDGSLLGVHATPDCDMSVVAYHMALFVGRAGHVLTPEVRSELRQSMEKTP; encoded by the coding sequence ATGACCGCGCCCAGTACGTACGGACTGAGCACCCAGGCCCGCAACCTGCAATGGCTGCTGACCGACCTGGTCGAGGAGGTGCCCGGCGTCAACTCCGTCGCCGTCGTCTCCTCGGACGGGCTGCTGCTCCTGTCCTCCGACCCGGGAGCGGAATCCCCCCAGGAGTCGCGCGCGAAGGGCCCGCGGGGCGCCTGTGCCGACCTGGCCACCATCGTCTCCGGCCTCGGCAGCCTCACCACCGGTGCCGCCGCCCTCATGGACGGCGGCTCCGTCAAACAGACCATGGTGGCGATGGAGCACGGCTCCGTCTTCGTCATGGCCATCAGCGACGGCTCCCTGCTGGGCGTGCACGCCACGCCCGACTGCGACATGAGCGTCGTCGCCTACCACATGGCCCTGTTCGTCGGCCGCGCCGGCCACGTCCTGACCCCCGAAGTCCGCAGTGAGCTGCGCCAGTCGATGGAGAAAACCCCGTGA
- a CDS encoding DUF6325 family protein produces the protein MGPVEFIVLAFPEEQLRVPAVEAVMGLRKTGVVRLIDGLVATRTASGDVLAAEFDEFVELRGLLTGRDVARLIGPEDVQEAAELLERGSCALLLLVEHVWAEDAAIAVRAAGGRIVGSVRIPVDRVPADTRTGVA, from the coding sequence ATGGGACCTGTGGAATTCATCGTCCTGGCCTTCCCGGAGGAGCAACTGCGGGTGCCGGCGGTCGAGGCGGTGATGGGACTTCGGAAGACCGGGGTGGTCCGGCTGATCGACGGGCTCGTGGCGACGAGAACGGCGTCGGGGGATGTCCTCGCGGCGGAGTTCGACGAGTTCGTGGAGCTACGGGGCCTGCTGACGGGCCGGGACGTGGCACGGCTGATCGGGCCTGAGGACGTACAGGAGGCGGCGGAGCTGCTGGAGCGCGGGAGCTGCGCGCTGCTGCTGCTGGTCGAGCACGTGTGGGCCGAGGACGCGGCGATCGCCGTACGGGCGGCGGGCGGGCGGATCGTGGGCTCGGTCCGCATCCCGGTGGACCGGGTCCCGGCGGACACCCGGACGGGGGTGGCCTGA
- a CDS encoding penicillin-binding transpeptidase domain-containing protein — MIRYIRWCAYFCALLLVALLVNIARVQVWKSAAYGANPANKRPAIARYAEPRGDILVDGRPVTGSRDSGQLLRYERTYKNGPLYAPVTGFSSQTYGTSFVERAEDGILAGTDPGLSAFPLWYDLTRGRPAGGNAATTVRAGVQLAAYAGLAGKRGAVAAVEPATGKILALVSSPSYDPSVLSGTGTRVKEEWARLNADPARPMLNRALRETYPPGSTFKIVTAAAALDAGVVTDVDAPTETPDPYPLPGTSTLLPNAGTGCQDASMAEAVQWSCNTVMAKIGVRVGLRGMVEAAERFGFNRDGPRVPSWVSRSNFDTDMSQDQLALSSIGQFNTRATPLQMAMVAAAVANGGELKSPYLVERTTQDDGSPVRRGDQRSLGRAMNPATALRMQELMVKVVENGTGKNAAIPGAVVGGKTGTAQHGVGNAGTPYAWFISWAKAEGAPLPAVAVAVVVEDAAADRGDISGNLAAAPIARAVMEAALAAR, encoded by the coding sequence GTGATCCGCTACATCCGCTGGTGCGCGTACTTCTGCGCCCTGCTGCTCGTCGCCCTGCTGGTCAACATCGCCCGCGTGCAGGTCTGGAAGTCCGCCGCCTACGGCGCGAACCCGGCCAACAAACGTCCCGCCATCGCGCGCTACGCCGAACCCCGCGGGGACATCCTGGTCGACGGGCGTCCCGTCACCGGCTCCCGGGACAGCGGCCAACTGCTGCGCTACGAGCGGACGTACAAGAACGGCCCGCTGTACGCGCCCGTCACCGGCTTCTCCTCCCAGACGTACGGGACCAGCTTCGTCGAGCGCGCCGAGGACGGGATCCTCGCGGGCACCGACCCCGGGCTCTCGGCCTTCCCGCTCTGGTACGACCTGACGCGCGGCCGCCCGGCCGGCGGGAACGCGGCCACCACCGTCCGGGCCGGCGTGCAGCTGGCCGCGTACGCCGGGCTCGCCGGCAAACGGGGCGCGGTGGCGGCCGTCGAACCGGCCACCGGGAAGATCCTCGCGCTGGTCAGCAGCCCTTCGTACGACCCGTCGGTGCTCTCGGGTACGGGCACCCGGGTCAAGGAGGAGTGGGCGCGGCTGAACGCGGACCCCGCCCGGCCGATGCTCAACCGGGCGCTGCGCGAGACCTATCCGCCCGGTTCCACCTTCAAGATCGTGACGGCGGCGGCCGCCCTCGACGCGGGCGTGGTCACCGATGTGGACGCGCCCACCGAGACCCCCGACCCCTACCCGCTGCCCGGCACCAGCACCCTGCTGCCGAACGCGGGCACCGGCTGCCAGGACGCCTCGATGGCGGAGGCGGTGCAGTGGTCCTGCAACACGGTGATGGCGAAGATCGGGGTGCGGGTCGGGCTGCGCGGCATGGTCGAGGCGGCGGAGCGGTTCGGGTTCAACCGCGACGGGCCGCGGGTGCCCTCGTGGGTGTCGCGGTCGAACTTCGACACCGACATGAGCCAGGACCAGCTGGCCCTGTCCTCGATCGGGCAGTTCAACACCCGGGCCACCCCGCTGCAGATGGCGATGGTGGCGGCCGCGGTCGCCAACGGCGGTGAGCTCAAGTCCCCCTACCTGGTGGAGCGGACCACGCAGGACGACGGATCCCCGGTGCGGCGCGGCGACCAGCGCAGCCTGGGCCGCGCCATGAATCCGGCCACCGCCCTGAGGATGCAGGAGCTGATGGTGAAGGTGGTGGAGAACGGGACGGGGAAGAACGCGGCCATCCCGGGCGCGGTGGTTGGCGGCAAGACCGGCACAGCGCAGCACGGGGTCGGCAACGCGGGGACCCCGTACGCGTGGTTCATCTCCTGGGCCAAGGCCGAGGGCGCGCCGCTGCCGGCGGTCGCGGTCGCGGTGGTGGTCGAGGACGCGGCGGCGGACCGCGGGGACATCAGCGGGAACCTGGCCGCCGCCCCGATCGCGCGAGCGGTGATGGAGGCGGCGCTGGCCGCTCGATAG
- a CDS encoding styrene monooxygenase/indole monooxygenase family protein: protein MRKILVVGAGQSGLQLALGLQSKGYEVTLMSNRTADEIRTGRVMSTQCMFDTALRHERDLQINFWEQQAPKIEGLGVSVAAPDAGRAIDWLGRLKGYAQSVDQRVKMAGWLDTFAQRGGQLVIHGASVADLDFFSRTYDLVLLAAGKGELVSMFERDAARSPYDAPQRALAVSYVHGLGPRPEHPETEAVRCNLVPGVGELFVMPTLTTSGRADILFWEGIPGGPLDVFQGVKDPAEHLALTLGLMEKYTPWEYARATKAELTDAGGTLAGRYAPVVRNPIGRLPGGGLVLGVADVVVANDPITGQGSNSAAKCAASYLSSILMHGDKPFDEAWMKATFDKFWFTTGKPVTQWTNAMLGVPPEHVLNLIGAAGQLQPVADRFANGFDHPADFDAYFYDPEDAADYLASVSASVADSGASSAE from the coding sequence ATGCGCAAGATACTTGTCGTAGGAGCCGGCCAGTCCGGTCTCCAGCTCGCCCTCGGACTCCAGTCGAAGGGGTACGAGGTCACCCTCATGTCCAACCGGACGGCGGACGAGATCCGCACCGGCCGGGTGATGTCCACGCAGTGCATGTTCGACACGGCACTGCGCCACGAGCGTGACCTCCAGATCAACTTCTGGGAGCAGCAGGCCCCGAAGATCGAGGGCCTCGGCGTCTCGGTGGCGGCCCCCGACGCGGGCCGCGCCATCGACTGGCTCGGCCGCCTCAAGGGGTACGCGCAGTCCGTCGACCAGCGCGTGAAGATGGCCGGCTGGCTCGACACCTTCGCGCAGCGCGGCGGGCAGCTGGTCATCCACGGAGCCTCGGTCGCCGACCTCGACTTCTTCTCCCGCACGTACGACCTGGTGCTGCTGGCCGCCGGCAAGGGCGAGCTGGTGTCCATGTTCGAGCGCGACGCGGCACGCTCCCCGTACGACGCCCCGCAGCGCGCGCTGGCCGTCTCGTACGTGCACGGACTCGGCCCGCGCCCCGAGCACCCGGAGACCGAGGCCGTGCGCTGCAACCTGGTCCCGGGCGTCGGCGAGCTGTTCGTGATGCCGACCCTCACCACGTCCGGGCGGGCGGACATCCTGTTCTGGGAGGGCATTCCGGGCGGGCCGCTGGACGTGTTCCAGGGCGTGAAGGACCCGGCGGAGCACCTGGCGCTCACGCTGGGGCTGATGGAGAAGTACACGCCGTGGGAGTACGCGCGTGCCACGAAGGCGGAGCTGACGGACGCGGGCGGGACGCTGGCCGGCCGCTACGCTCCGGTGGTCCGCAACCCGATCGGGCGCCTCCCGGGCGGCGGGCTGGTGCTGGGGGTCGCGGACGTGGTCGTCGCCAACGACCCGATCACCGGGCAGGGCTCGAACTCCGCCGCCAAGTGTGCGGCCTCGTACCTGTCGTCGATCCTGATGCACGGGGACAAGCCGTTCGACGAGGCGTGGATGAAGGCCACCTTCGACAAGTTCTGGTTCACGACCGGCAAGCCGGTGACCCAGTGGACGAACGCGATGCTCGGCGTCCCGCCGGAGCACGTGCTGAACCTGATCGGGGCGGCCGGGCAGCTCCAGCCGGTGGCGGATCGATTCGCCAACGGCTTCGACCACCCGGCCGACTTCGACGCGTACTTCTACGACCCCGAGGACGCGGCGGACTACCTGGCGTCGGTCTCGGCGTCGGTCGCGGACTCGGGCGCCTCCTCGGCGGAGTAG
- a CDS encoding C40 family peptidase, protein MSHRPLRAACIAAVAAVLVTVGPIPAADAEPGASGESVGALLTRLQGLYQKAEEATEAYNATEVALKTRQDEERRLTAELGKARTALGSEKALLGRLAREQYQGTGGGISPYARMLLAGNPQAALDQRRLAAREGARQAAVLERLARGEREAGTLAGRARKALDSQQTLAARQKEHKDEVATRLKEVERTLAALTPEQLAQLGAREAADTDDAQRRLVDSGRLPTRTGTPTAAGGAALTYAAAQIGKPYVWGAEGPSSFDCSGLTSQAWAHAGRTIPRTSQEQWATLPKVPLDQLRPGDLVVYFPKATHVGLYVGGGKVIQAPRPGAKVKVSPIAANPLLGAVRPDPDGSPLAQFTPPPLPEAAAEGDDTGYSAEEAPESATDAETDAR, encoded by the coding sequence ATGTCCCATCGGCCGCTTCGTGCCGCCTGCATCGCCGCGGTCGCCGCAGTGCTCGTCACCGTCGGCCCGATCCCCGCCGCCGACGCCGAACCCGGTGCGTCCGGCGAGTCCGTCGGGGCGCTGCTCACCCGGCTGCAAGGGCTCTACCAGAAGGCCGAGGAGGCCACCGAGGCCTACAACGCCACCGAAGTCGCCCTCAAGACCCGCCAGGACGAGGAGCGGCGGCTCACCGCCGAGCTCGGCAAGGCCCGTACCGCCCTCGGGTCCGAGAAGGCGCTCCTCGGCCGGTTGGCCCGCGAGCAGTACCAGGGCACCGGCGGCGGCATCTCCCCGTACGCCCGCATGCTGCTCGCCGGCAACCCCCAGGCCGCCCTGGACCAGCGGCGCCTCGCCGCCCGCGAGGGCGCCCGGCAGGCCGCCGTACTGGAGCGGCTCGCGCGCGGCGAACGGGAGGCCGGCACCCTCGCCGGCCGGGCCCGCAAGGCCCTGGACTCCCAGCAGACACTGGCCGCACGGCAGAAGGAGCACAAGGACGAGGTCGCGACGCGGCTCAAGGAGGTCGAGCGGACGCTCGCCGCCCTGACCCCCGAGCAGCTCGCGCAGCTCGGCGCGCGCGAGGCCGCGGACACCGACGACGCGCAGCGCAGGCTGGTGGACTCCGGCCGGCTCCCCACCCGCACCGGTACGCCCACGGCCGCCGGCGGCGCGGCCCTCACCTACGCGGCGGCCCAGATCGGCAAGCCGTACGTGTGGGGCGCCGAGGGGCCGTCTTCCTTCGACTGCTCCGGACTGACCTCGCAGGCCTGGGCGCACGCCGGCCGCACCATCCCGCGGACCAGCCAGGAGCAGTGGGCCACGCTGCCGAAGGTGCCGCTGGACCAGCTGCGCCCCGGGGATCTGGTCGTCTACTTCCCCAAGGCCACCCACGTGGGCCTGTACGTCGGCGGCGGAAAGGTGATCCAGGCTCCGCGGCCCGGCGCGAAGGTCAAGGTCTCGCCGATCGCCGCGAATCCGCTCCTCGGGGCCGTGCGCCCGGACCCCGACGGCAGCCCGCTCGCGCAGTTCACCCCTCCGCCGCTGCCCGAGGCGGCGGCGGAGGGGGACGACACCGGCTACTCCGCCGAGGAGGCGCCCGAGTCCGCGACCGACGCCGAGACCGACGCCAGGTAG
- a CDS encoding SHOCT domain-containing protein, whose translation MFIRPVAVTVRSANRPPGRPLLRGLLARAAGAVTEGAAEPQPRGLLGRAVRAAADTGAVEWEPEGEREPESESESEPWPPDPDAPEEPPPTTPAPPTGLVSELTQLAALTREGLLTPEEFTTAKARLLGG comes from the coding sequence ATGTTCATCCGTCCGGTGGCAGTAACGGTCAGGTCGGCGAACCGCCCGCCGGGCCGCCCACTGCTGCGGGGCCTGCTGGCACGGGCGGCGGGCGCGGTGACGGAGGGCGCGGCAGAGCCACAGCCCCGGGGCCTTCTGGGGCGGGCGGTGAGGGCGGCGGCGGACACGGGAGCGGTGGAGTGGGAGCCGGAAGGGGAACGGGAGCCGGAGTCGGAGTCGGAGTCGGAGCCCTGGCCACCGGACCCGGACGCCCCGGAGGAACCCCCGCCGACCACCCCCGCTCCCCCGACGGGCCTGGTATCGGAACTCACCCAACTGGCGGCCCTGACCCGCGAGGGCCTGCTCACCCCGGAGGAGTTCACGACGGCCAAGGCGCGGCTGCTGGGGGGGTGA
- a CDS encoding FtsW/RodA/SpoVE family cell cycle protein: protein MTALTAQVAEPAPPPPPDARAPKRRGVELTLLAGAVLISVLGHLYVGLTTTGRVPRPAAQYAAGLAAAALLAHVAVRLRAPYADPLVLPIAVLLNGLGLVLIQRLDATTPGHLTAGDQLLWSALGVALFVLVVLVLRDHRVLQRYAYLSVTVALLLMLVPVFFPAVNGAHIWIRFAGLSFQPGEFAKILLAVFFAAYLAANRTALALTGRRLFWKLRLLPGRVLGPILAIWLLSVGVLVLERDLGTSLLFFGLFVIMLFTATGRIGWIAIGLLLAAVGAYAVGTFEPHVHSRVDDWMNPFASIERGEGPGQLAQSLFAFGAGGLLGSGLGHGQSFLIGFAAKSDFILATAGEELGLVGLAAILLLYGLLVARGFRAGLALRDPFGRLLATGLASIVALQVFVIAGGVTGLIPLTGMAMPFLAQGGSSVVTNWIIVALLVRLSDSARRPAPQEPPE, encoded by the coding sequence ATGACCGCTCTGACGGCACAGGTGGCGGAGCCCGCTCCGCCCCCACCTCCCGACGCCCGCGCCCCCAAGCGCCGCGGCGTCGAGCTGACGCTCCTCGCCGGCGCCGTCCTGATCTCTGTACTCGGCCACCTCTACGTCGGCCTCACCACCACCGGCCGCGTCCCCCGCCCCGCCGCCCAGTACGCCGCCGGCCTCGCCGCCGCCGCCCTGCTCGCGCACGTCGCCGTCCGCCTCCGGGCCCCGTACGCCGACCCCCTCGTGCTCCCGATCGCCGTCCTGCTCAACGGACTCGGCCTCGTCCTCATCCAGCGCCTCGACGCGACCACCCCCGGCCACCTCACCGCCGGGGACCAGCTCCTGTGGTCCGCCCTCGGCGTGGCGCTCTTCGTCCTCGTCGTCCTGGTCCTGCGCGACCACCGGGTGCTCCAGCGCTACGCCTACCTCTCCGTCACCGTCGCCCTCTTGCTGATGCTCGTCCCCGTGTTCTTCCCGGCGGTCAACGGCGCCCACATCTGGATCCGGTTCGCCGGACTCTCCTTCCAGCCGGGGGAGTTCGCCAAGATCCTGCTCGCCGTCTTCTTCGCCGCCTACCTCGCCGCGAACCGCACCGCCCTGGCCCTCACCGGCCGCAGGCTCTTCTGGAAGCTGCGCCTCCTGCCCGGCCGGGTCCTCGGCCCGATCCTCGCGATCTGGCTGCTGAGCGTCGGTGTACTGGTCCTGGAGCGGGATCTCGGGACCTCGCTGCTGTTCTTCGGACTGTTCGTGATCATGCTGTTCACGGCCACCGGACGGATCGGCTGGATCGCGATCGGCCTGCTGCTCGCGGCTGTCGGTGCCTACGCCGTCGGGACCTTCGAACCGCATGTGCACAGCCGCGTGGACGACTGGATGAATCCTTTCGCCTCCATCGAGCGCGGCGAGGGCCCCGGCCAGCTCGCCCAGTCCCTCTTCGCCTTCGGCGCCGGCGGCCTGCTCGGCTCCGGGCTCGGCCACGGCCAGTCCTTCCTCATCGGCTTCGCCGCCAAGTCGGACTTCATCCTCGCCACCGCCGGCGAGGAGCTCGGCCTCGTCGGCCTCGCCGCGATCCTGCTCCTCTACGGGCTCCTCGTCGCCCGCGGCTTCCGGGCCGGGCTCGCCCTGCGCGACCCCTTCGGCCGCCTGCTCGCCACCGGCCTCGCCTCGATCGTCGCGCTCCAGGTGTTCGTCATCGCGGGCGGCGTCACCGGGCTGATCCCGCTGACGGGCATGGCCATGCCCTTTCTGGCCCAGGGCGGCTCCTCCGTCGTCACCAACTGGATCATCGTCGCCCTGCTGGTCCGGCTCAGCGACAGCGCCCGCAGGCCCGCACCGCAGGAGCCCCCCGAGTGA